One window from the genome of Kaistia defluvii encodes:
- a CDS encoding NYN domain-containing protein, with translation MTAPIKSVLFVDYDSLYLSLRARDPGMARRFALRPGVWLEAIEAGLLLEPRGEEATRRRILMRRCYADPKLLGKARSAFTGHGFQIVDCPPLPGRERNSAEIHMVLDTIDALAHQTGFEEFILLSADSDLTPVIYRLRSYNRSTVIYSTLTTSAGYRTIADGVLDEQALIALLAPTADAETPETTDEAEEENAQGRANGNERDGLAGLARRVHQATNVPLFSPRVYGELFRALTREVAENGYHFQTTAENVAARLTANGRNASRRQIAFVVKGLALKGHVFSTSDSPEKLAEAFKEQVLYLARNAGVEIDEGMETLISTWIVGRESSSPAVASPSLPAEAAVVAAAPAERPAPRPIPSPPIQAAPQAPAQPAWTRPAVSQPDAPQPTVQPQALQPQAPRPVIAPQPAAPATVSPSRLSSQPSAQPVAPQAIPREARPISLQPISATMPQPTRPIQVHAIVEPAPEPAAPEPQVAAPVEPRAPRPVAEPAAPVLSPAPQAPPPQATVRTEIRPETPQPTLRRSQVDPESLLAEISSPQPAPRSNIAPPRPRAPRPITPEPTAEPAPPASPARPPAPRAPAGTAVATRPPARRLSAPAPDNAGDPIENSILAAIAQAVDVLVDDGGEQEAPQAAPKPVEPPAQRAAPPRAPARIAAPVRAPEPTPYPAAEDGDIGDEIQRILAAYSQNRKPTGR, from the coding sequence ATGACGGCCCCAATCAAGAGCGTTCTCTTCGTCGACTATGACAGCCTCTATCTGAGCCTTCGGGCCCGCGACCCCGGCATGGCGCGGCGTTTCGCGCTGCGCCCCGGCGTCTGGCTCGAGGCGATCGAGGCCGGATTGCTGCTGGAGCCGCGCGGCGAGGAAGCTACCCGCCGCCGCATCCTGATGCGCCGCTGCTATGCCGATCCGAAGCTGCTGGGCAAGGCGCGCTCCGCCTTTACAGGCCACGGCTTCCAGATCGTCGACTGCCCGCCCTTGCCAGGCCGCGAGCGCAACTCGGCCGAAATCCACATGGTGCTCGACACCATCGATGCGCTGGCGCACCAGACCGGCTTCGAGGAATTCATCCTGCTGTCGGCCGATTCCGACCTGACGCCGGTGATCTACCGCCTGCGCTCCTACAATCGCTCGACCGTGATCTACTCGACGCTGACGACCTCGGCCGGCTATCGCACCATCGCCGACGGCGTGCTCGACGAACAGGCGCTGATCGCGCTTCTCGCACCCACGGCCGACGCCGAAACGCCCGAGACGACGGACGAGGCGGAAGAAGAGAACGCGCAGGGCCGCGCCAATGGCAACGAGCGCGACGGCCTGGCCGGCCTCGCCCGCCGCGTCCACCAAGCGACCAACGTTCCGCTGTTCTCGCCGCGCGTCTATGGCGAACTGTTCCGCGCGCTGACCCGCGAAGTCGCCGAGAACGGCTATCATTTCCAGACCACGGCGGAGAATGTCGCCGCGCGGCTGACGGCGAACGGCCGCAACGCCTCGCGCCGGCAGATTGCCTTCGTGGTCAAGGGACTGGCGCTGAAGGGCCATGTCTTCTCGACCAGCGACAGCCCGGAAAAGCTGGCGGAAGCCTTCAAGGAACAGGTGCTCTATCTCGCGCGCAATGCCGGTGTCGAAATCGACGAGGGCATGGAGACGCTGATCAGCACCTGGATCGTCGGCCGCGAAAGTTCGTCGCCGGCCGTTGCCTCGCCGTCCCTGCCGGCCGAAGCGGCAGTGGTCGCCGCCGCGCCGGCCGAGCGCCCCGCCCCGCGCCCGATCCCGTCGCCGCCGATCCAGGCGGCTCCGCAGGCTCCAGCCCAGCCCGCCTGGACCCGACCGGCCGTGTCGCAGCCCGATGCGCCGCAGCCCACCGTGCAGCCGCAGGCGCTTCAGCCCCAGGCCCCACGGCCGGTGATCGCGCCGCAGCCGGCGGCCCCGGCGACGGTTTCGCCCTCGCGCCTGTCGTCGCAGCCCTCGGCGCAGCCCGTGGCGCCGCAGGCGATCCCACGCGAAGCCCGTCCGATCAGCCTGCAGCCGATCTCGGCAACCATGCCGCAGCCGACCCGGCCGATCCAGGTGCACGCGATCGTCGAGCCGGCGCCCGAACCGGCCGCGCCCGAGCCCCAGGTGGCCGCGCCCGTCGAACCGCGCGCCCCGCGCCCGGTGGCGGAACCCGCCGCGCCGGTGCTGAGCCCCGCGCCCCAGGCGCCGCCGCCACAGGCGACCGTTCGCACAGAGATCCGCCCCGAAACGCCGCAACCGACGCTCCGCCGCTCCCAGGTCGACCCGGAATCGCTTCTCGCCGAGATTTCCTCGCCGCAGCCGGCGCCCCGCTCCAACATCGCCCCGCCGCGCCCGCGCGCGCCGCGGCCGATCACCCCGGAACCGACGGCCGAGCCCGCGCCGCCGGCCAGCCCGGCGCGCCCGCCCGCGCCCCGCGCCCCAGCCGGCACCGCTGTTGCCACGCGGCCTCCGGCGCGGCGCCTGTCCGCTCCCGCGCCCGACAATGCCGGCGACCCGATCGAAAATTCGATCCTCGCCGCGATCGCCCAGGCGGTCGATGTGTTGGTCGATGACGGCGGCGAGCAGGAGGCTCCGCAGGCAGCGCCCAAGCCGGTTGAGCCGCCGGCACAGCGCGCCGCGCCGCCGCGGGCCCCTGCCCGTATCGCGGCGCCCGTGCGCGCGCCGGAGCCGACGCCCTACCCGGCCGCCGAGGATGGCGACATCGGCGACGAGATCCAGCGGATCCTCGCCGCCTACAGCCAGAACCGGAAGCCGACCGGCCGATAG
- the phbB gene encoding acetoacetyl-CoA reductase: protein MGKVALVTGGTRGIGAAVSKGLQAAGYTVAASFAGNVEKAHAFQAETGIPVFQWDVSDAEACANGVRAVELAVGPVEVLVNNAGITRDGWFHKMDQEQWSSVIRTNLDSMFTMTRPLIEGMRERGFGRIINISSINAQKGQLGQVNYATAKAGVVGFTKALALENARKGITVNCICPGYIDTDMVMAVPPKVMEGILGQIPVGRLGKAEEIAALVAYLASDASAFMTGAVLTINGGQYMANG from the coding sequence ATGGGGAAAGTCGCCCTCGTTACTGGCGGCACGCGCGGCATTGGCGCGGCCGTCTCCAAGGGGCTGCAGGCTGCCGGCTACACCGTCGCGGCCAGCTTCGCCGGCAATGTCGAGAAGGCGCATGCCTTTCAGGCGGAGACCGGCATCCCGGTGTTCCAGTGGGACGTGAGCGATGCCGAGGCCTGCGCCAATGGCGTGCGCGCCGTCGAACTGGCCGTCGGCCCTGTCGAGGTGCTGGTCAACAATGCCGGCATCACGCGCGACGGATGGTTCCACAAGATGGACCAGGAGCAGTGGTCCAGCGTGATCCGGACCAACCTCGATTCGATGTTCACCATGACGCGGCCGCTGATCGAAGGGATGCGCGAGCGCGGCTTCGGCCGCATCATCAACATCTCGTCAATCAACGCGCAGAAGGGGCAACTCGGCCAGGTCAATTATGCGACCGCCAAGGCCGGCGTCGTCGGTTTCACCAAGGCGCTGGCGTTGGAAAACGCCCGCAAGGGCATCACGGTCAACTGCATCTGCCCGGGCTATATCGATACCGACATGGTGATGGCGGTGCCGCCCAAGGTGATGGAAGGGATTCTCGGCCAGATCCCGGTCGGCCGCCTGGGCAAGGCCGAGGAGATCGCCGCGCTGGTCGCCTATCTCGCCTCGGATGCCTCCGCCTTCATGACGGGCGCGGTGCTGACCATCAATGGCGGCCAGTACATGGCGAATGGCTGA
- a CDS encoding acetyl-CoA C-acetyltransferase: protein MASETDIVIAAATRTAVGSFNGAFANIPAHQLGAAVVKAALEQGKTEPEAVSELIFGQVLTAAQGQNPARQASMLAGLPKETTAWSLNQVCGSGLRSVALGMQQIATGDASIIVAGGQESMSLSPHAAHLRAGTKMGDLNMVDTMIKDGLWDAFNGYHMGVTAENVAREFQITREQQDQFATASQNKAEAAQKAGTFKDEITPFTISTRKGDIVVDQDEYIRAGATMEAAAKLRPAFSKDGTVTAGNASGLNDGAAALLLMSAAEAARRGVTPLARIASWATAGVDPALMGTGPIPASKKALQKAGWSVDDLDLIEANEAFAAQACAVNQGVGWDPAKVNVNGGAIAIGHPIGASGARILVTLLHEMARRDAKKGLATLCIGGGMGIALTVER, encoded by the coding sequence ATGGCTTCAGAAACCGACATCGTCATCGCCGCCGCCACGCGCACCGCCGTCGGGTCGTTCAACGGCGCCTTTGCCAATATTCCCGCCCACCAGCTCGGCGCCGCCGTGGTCAAGGCCGCGCTGGAGCAGGGCAAGACCGAGCCGGAAGCGGTCAGCGAGCTGATCTTCGGCCAGGTGCTGACCGCGGCCCAGGGCCAGAACCCGGCGCGCCAGGCCTCGATGCTCGCCGGCCTGCCCAAGGAGACCACCGCCTGGAGCCTCAACCAGGTCTGCGGCTCCGGCCTGCGCTCGGTCGCGCTCGGCATGCAGCAGATCGCCACCGGCGACGCCTCGATCATCGTGGCGGGCGGCCAGGAATCGATGTCGCTGTCGCCGCATGCGGCGCATCTGCGCGCCGGCACCAAGATGGGCGACCTGAACATGGTCGACACCATGATCAAGGACGGCCTCTGGGACGCCTTCAACGGCTACCACATGGGTGTCACGGCCGAGAACGTCGCGCGCGAATTCCAGATCACCCGCGAGCAGCAGGACCAGTTCGCCACGGCCTCGCAGAACAAGGCCGAGGCGGCGCAGAAGGCCGGCACGTTCAAGGACGAGATCACGCCCTTCACGATCTCGACCCGCAAGGGCGACATCGTCGTTGACCAGGACGAATACATCCGCGCCGGCGCAACCATGGAGGCCGCCGCCAAGCTGCGTCCGGCCTTCTCGAAGGACGGTACGGTCACGGCCGGCAACGCCTCGGGCCTGAATGATGGCGCCGCGGCGCTGCTGCTGATGTCGGCCGCCGAGGCCGCGCGGCGCGGCGTCACGCCGCTCGCCCGCATCGCCTCCTGGGCGACGGCCGGCGTCGATCCGGCCCTGATGGGTACCGGCCCGATCCCGGCCTCCAAGAAGGCGCTGCAGAAGGCCGGATGGTCGGTCGACGACCTCGACCTGATCGAAGCCAACGAGGCTTTCGCCGCCCAGGCCTGCGCCGTCAACCAGGGCGTCGGCTGGGATCCGGCCAAGGTCAACGTCAATGGCGGCGCCATCGCCATCGGTCATCCGATCGGCGCCTCGGGTGCCCGCATTCTGGTCACGCTGCTGCACGAGATGGCGCGCCGCGACGCCAAGAAGGGGCTCGCCACGCTCTGCATCGGCGGTGGAATGGGAATTGCTCTGACCGTCGAGCGCTAA